A window of candidate division KSB1 bacterium contains these coding sequences:
- a CDS encoding mismatch-specific DNA-glycosylase, which produces MPAPSGLTLPDYLRNGLKLVFIGLNPGLYSALAGKYFARKTNRFWAALSASRFFDRAVGPGDEKILFEQGVGFTDVVKRATGQIDELTRDEIAAGAKILRRKIEKFSPATVCFVGVAGFRWVFAVPNKVRIIPGPQRELIGSTRLYVLPSTSPANAHFSFEHIVAECRHLKSWLEEIGVRF; this is translated from the coding sequence ATGCCTGCACCCAGTGGGTTGACACTCCCGGATTATTTGCGCAACGGACTCAAGCTCGTCTTTATCGGCCTGAATCCCGGACTTTATTCAGCGCTTGCTGGAAAATATTTTGCGCGCAAAACCAACCGTTTCTGGGCCGCGCTTTCGGCCTCGCGCTTTTTTGATCGAGCGGTCGGGCCGGGTGATGAAAAAATTTTGTTCGAGCAGGGCGTCGGCTTTACCGACGTGGTCAAAAGAGCAACCGGGCAGATCGACGAATTGACCCGCGATGAAATTGCCGCCGGCGCCAAAATCCTTCGCCGCAAAATTGAAAAATTTTCTCCCGCCACCGTTTGTTTCGTGGGAGTGGCCGGTTTTCGCTGGGTCTTTGCCGTGCCGAACAAGGTGAGAATCATTCCCGGGCCGCAACGCGAGCTAATCGGCTCAACACGTCTTTATGTCCTGCCTTCGACCAGCCCCGCCAACGCCCATTTTTCTTTTGAACACATCGTGGCCGAATGCCGGCACTTGAAAAGCTGGCTCGAAGAAATCGGCGTGAGGTTTTGA
- a CDS encoding Hsp20/alpha crystallin family protein, translating to MLTKFNLAPVPSIFSVFERPLLRDLFDGEERAVTYAPRVDVVENKENFVVRAELPGMKKDEVQLTLENNVLTLSGEKRQEEKRDEGNYHLRETRYGKFERSFRLTDNIDRSNITADYKDGVLTITLPKTKESQRKEIAIKMS from the coding sequence ATGTTGACCAAATTCAATCTTGCTCCGGTTCCTTCGATTTTTTCCGTGTTCGAGCGGCCTTTGCTGCGCGATCTGTTTGACGGCGAAGAGAGAGCCGTCACCTACGCGCCGCGCGTGGATGTGGTTGAGAACAAGGAAAACTTCGTCGTGCGCGCCGAGCTGCCGGGCATGAAAAAAGATGAAGTGCAGCTGACGCTGGAGAACAACGTTTTGACGTTGAGCGGCGAGAAGCGTCAAGAAGAGAAACGCGATGAAGGCAACTACCATCTGCGCGAAACCCGCTACGGCAAGTTCGAGCGCAGCTTCCGCTTGACCGACAACATCGACCGCAGCAACATCACGGCGGATTACAAAGACGGCGTGCTCACGATCACCTTGCCGAAAACCAAAGAGTCGCAGCGCAAGGAAATTGCGATCAAGATGAGCTAA
- a CDS encoding DUF1343 domain-containing protein has protein sequence MITNFGSYNRPPAVLLSAKIVLLCFLLLKFSAPLHGRKKPAVRTGLDIVVAGGFSEFKGRRVGIITNQTGIDRERRHIADLFHQAEGVELAALFGPEHGIRGDIEGGAKIATRVDAKTGVTVYSLYGEIRKPAPEMLQNLDALIFDVQDVGTRFYTYISTMSLAMEAAAEAKIPFYVLDRPNPIGDLVEGPVLDPAQRSFVGIHPIALRHGMTAGELAQMFNREGWLQTGTPEAPQTLKADLHVIKMEGWRRDMLFHETGLPWVKPSPNMTSPVTALLYPGMGLLEATNFSEGRGTPSPFEKIGAPWVDSNKLIAKLQNRVPGIDLRPIDFIPVDLPGQAMNPKFEGTGCRGLQVDVTEPRALQSVAFGIHLLCALQEMYPEKFVLHENRMARLNGQTWVGKMILSGKKPEAILERIEKETQAFRDMRQKYLLYE, from the coding sequence ATGATTACAAACTTTGGTTCGTATAATCGCCCTCCCGCAGTTTTACTTTCTGCAAAGATCGTTCTCCTCTGCTTTCTATTGCTCAAATTCTCGGCGCCATTGCACGGCCGGAAAAAACCCGCCGTCCGCACCGGCCTCGATATCGTCGTTGCCGGCGGCTTCAGCGAGTTCAAAGGCAGGCGTGTCGGCATCATCACCAACCAAACCGGCATCGATCGCGAGCGCCGTCATATTGCCGATTTGTTTCACCAGGCCGAGGGCGTTGAACTGGCCGCGCTCTTCGGCCCGGAACACGGCATTCGCGGCGACATCGAGGGCGGGGCCAAGATCGCCACGCGTGTCGATGCCAAAACCGGCGTGACGGTTTACAGTTTATACGGCGAAATCCGCAAGCCGGCGCCGGAGATGTTGCAAAACCTCGACGCGCTGATCTTCGACGTGCAAGACGTCGGCACGCGATTTTACACCTACATCAGCACCATGTCGCTTGCAATGGAAGCCGCTGCCGAAGCAAAAATTCCATTTTACGTTTTGGACCGCCCGAATCCCATCGGCGACCTCGTCGAAGGGCCGGTGCTGGATCCGGCGCAGCGCTCGTTTGTCGGCATTCATCCCATCGCCTTGCGTCATGGCATGACCGCCGGTGAATTGGCGCAAATGTTCAATCGCGAAGGCTGGCTGCAAACCGGAACGCCAGAAGCGCCGCAAACTCTTAAAGCCGATTTGCACGTGATAAAAATGGAGGGCTGGCGCCGCGACATGCTGTTTCACGAAACCGGCCTGCCGTGGGTCAAGCCTTCGCCCAACATGACCTCGCCGGTCACGGCGCTGTTGTATCCCGGCATGGGCTTGCTCGAAGCCACGAATTTTTCCGAAGGCCGCGGCACGCCATCGCCGTTTGAAAAAATCGGCGCGCCGTGGGTTGATTCGAATAAACTCATCGCGAAGCTTCAGAATCGCGTCCCCGGCATTGACCTGCGCCCCATCGATTTTATTCCGGTCGATCTGCCCGGCCAGGCAATGAATCCGAAATTCGAGGGAACCGGCTGCCGCGGCTTGCAAGTGGATGTCACCGAGCCGCGCGCGCTGCAATCAGTTGCCTTCGGCATTCATCTGCTGTGTGCCCTGCAGGAAATGTATCCGGAAAAATTTGTTCTTCACGAAAACCGCATGGCGCGCCTGAACGGCCAAACCTGGGTGGGAAAAATGATTTTATCCGGAAAAAAGCCCGAGGCGATTTTGGAGCGCATTGAAAAAGAAACGCAAGCTTTTCGTGACATGCGGCAAAAGTACTTGTTGTATGAGTGA
- a CDS encoding sodium:solute symporter family protein: MFYIWVVIGYLVLLFAVGISKVRRVKTQDDFMVAGRTTPTILLVGTLICTWIGSGSLFGGAGLAFRMGFSELWMSAGAWVGIAIVYFLAHRVRRIAEYTVSDILEKRYNKWARIFGTLAIIIAYLTIAGYQFRGGGRLINILTGLDPAVGAAITCAIVIAFTMLAGLLSIIAVDLFNGIVMTLGVIIGVPLLLAAVGGWQQLQALPPDHFTVFGKHDWVWAAGVFFPTFFLLLGESSMYQKFFAAKDEQAARRAVIGMIIGVIFIESMLCTLSVIGSAKYLTLAPFANPDGALNKAETETIILQVARYDLPRFAGGLMMAAAVAIILSTANTFLMIPSTNLTRDIYQRFINPQVSQEKIVQIQRLLIVVLGIVAYVVATFFKSILDMAFTAYTMVGAGVTPALLAAFLWKRTSVAGGVASIAAGMLVTIAVTAANFILPEPVMETDYIIIPAAGASIIALIVVSLLTPPPPEEKWKPFWMETK; the protein is encoded by the coding sequence ATGTTCTACATCTGGGTTGTCATCGGCTACCTCGTGCTGCTCTTTGCCGTCGGCATTTCCAAAGTGCGCCGCGTCAAAACGCAGGATGATTTCATGGTCGCTGGCCGCACGACGCCAACGATTTTGCTGGTCGGCACGCTGATCTGCACGTGGATCGGCTCCGGCAGTCTTTTCGGCGGCGCGGGCCTGGCGTTTCGGATGGGGTTCTCGGAGCTGTGGATGAGCGCCGGGGCGTGGGTCGGCATCGCCATCGTTTATTTTTTGGCGCATCGCGTGCGGCGTATTGCCGAGTACACGGTATCGGATATTCTCGAGAAACGTTACAACAAATGGGCGCGCATCTTCGGCACGCTCGCCATCATCATTGCTTATCTCACCATCGCCGGCTATCAGTTCCGCGGCGGCGGCCGCTTGATCAATATTCTCACCGGCCTCGATCCTGCTGTTGGCGCGGCGATTACCTGCGCGATTGTGATCGCTTTCACCATGCTGGCCGGCCTGCTGTCGATCATTGCCGTGGATCTCTTCAACGGCATCGTGATGACGCTGGGCGTGATCATCGGCGTGCCGCTCTTGCTCGCGGCAGTCGGCGGCTGGCAGCAGCTTCAGGCGCTGCCGCCGGATCACTTCACCGTTTTTGGCAAACATGACTGGGTGTGGGCGGCGGGTGTTTTCTTTCCGACATTTTTTCTTTTGCTGGGGGAAAGCAGCATGTATCAGAAATTCTTCGCCGCCAAAGATGAGCAGGCGGCGCGGCGTGCGGTGATCGGCATGATCATCGGCGTCATTTTCATTGAAAGCATGTTGTGCACGCTCTCGGTGATCGGCAGCGCCAAATATTTGACGCTGGCACCATTCGCCAACCCCGATGGCGCGCTCAACAAGGCCGAAACCGAGACGATCATCCTGCAAGTAGCGCGTTACGATTTGCCGAGGTTCGCCGGCGGCTTGATGATGGCGGCAGCCGTTGCCATCATTCTCTCGACCGCCAACACCTTTCTCATGATTCCTTCGACGAATCTTACCCGCGATATTTATCAGCGATTCATCAACCCGCAAGTCTCACAGGAAAAGATCGTGCAAATCCAGCGCCTGCTCATTGTCGTTCTCGGCATCGTCGCCTACGTCGTCGCCACGTTTTTCAAGAGCATTCTCGACATGGCGTTCACGGCATATACGATGGTTGGCGCGGGAGTGACGCCGGCCTTGCTGGCGGCTTTCCTGTGGAAAAGAACCAGCGTCGCCGGCGGCGTGGCTTCGATTGCAGCCGGCATGTTGGTCACCATCGCTGTCACCGCGGCAAATTTTATTCTGCCCGAGCCTGTTATGGAGACGGACTACATCATCATTCCGGCGGCAGGCGCTTCGATCATTGCTTTGATTGTGGTGAGTTTGTTGACGCCACCGCCGCCGGAGGAAAAATGGAAGCCATTTTGGATGGAAACGAAATAA
- a CDS encoding anhydro-N-acetylmuramic acid kinase, translating to MADLKHFTAPSLGAPMQRLIAIAQKPEKRIVGLISGTSADGMDAALVRVRGYAHDALSPRERLQLEAFATFPYPPALREQLLAASLPGAGAVDLICRLNIAIGECFAEAALKIIAQAGAKPQDLDLIGSHGQTIHHLPFAEPLAGIPAAGTLQIGEPSVIARRTGIITIADFRAADMALGGQGAPLVPFLDYMVFRSTERTRGVLNIGGIANLTVLKKGGGLEDVVAFDTGPGNMVMDALVQKFFGKTFDDGGMLSAQGKVSEELLAELLQHPYFAKPIPKSTGREEFGAAYCEQLIQRAAHMQLAPCDLLATATALTAETIAGEARRLEKRFGKIHELIVSGGGMHNRTLMARLHERFAPAKVTTTTDYNLPGDAKEAILFAVLANETVGGFGGNVPSVTGAKAATVLGKICL from the coding sequence ATGGCTGATTTAAAACACTTCACCGCCCCCTCCCTTGGCGCACCGATGCAGCGCCTCATCGCCATCGCGCAAAAACCGGAAAAACGCATCGTCGGTTTGATTTCCGGCACCTCGGCGGATGGCATGGATGCGGCGCTGGTTCGCGTTCGCGGCTATGCGCACGACGCGCTCTCGCCGCGTGAACGATTGCAGCTCGAAGCCTTTGCCACCTTCCCGTATCCGCCAGCCTTGCGCGAGCAACTTTTGGCGGCTTCATTGCCCGGCGCCGGAGCTGTTGATCTCATCTGCCGCCTCAACATCGCCATCGGCGAATGTTTTGCGGAAGCCGCGTTGAAAATTATCGCGCAGGCCGGCGCGAAACCGCAAGACCTCGATCTCATCGGCTCGCACGGCCAGACCATTCATCATTTGCCGTTTGCCGAGCCGCTGGCCGGCATTCCCGCTGCCGGGACCTTGCAAATCGGCGAGCCGAGCGTGATCGCCAGGCGCACCGGCATTATCACCATTGCCGATTTCCGCGCCGCCGACATGGCGCTCGGCGGCCAGGGTGCGCCGCTCGTGCCGTTTCTCGATTACATGGTTTTTCGTTCCACCGAACGCACGCGTGGGGTTTTGAATATCGGCGGCATTGCCAATCTCACCGTTTTGAAAAAAGGCGGCGGGCTTGAAGACGTTGTCGCCTTCGATACCGGCCCCGGCAACATGGTGATGGATGCGCTGGTGCAGAAGTTTTTTGGCAAGACGTTCGACGATGGCGGCATGCTTTCAGCACAAGGAAAAGTCTCCGAAGAATTATTGGCAGAATTGCTGCAACATCCATATTTCGCCAAGCCGATTCCGAAATCCACCGGCCGCGAAGAGTTTGGCGCGGCTTATTGTGAGCAATTAATTCAGCGAGCCGCACACATGCAACTTGCACCGTGCGATTTGCTTGCGACCGCCACGGCACTGACCGCCGAGACCATCGCTGGCGAAGCCCGGCGTTTGGAAAAACGGTTCGGAAAAATCCACGAGCTGATCGTCAGCGGCGGCGGCATGCACAACCGCACGCTGATGGCAAGGCTGCACGAACGCTTCGCGCCGGCAAAAGTCACCACCACCACCGACTACAATTTACCCGGCGACGCCAAAGAAGCCATTCTCTTCGCGGTGCTGGCCAATGAAACTGTCGGCGGGTTTGGGGGGAATGTCCCGTCGGTAACCGGGGCGAAAGCCGCGACTGTTTTGGGGAAGATTTGTTTGTAA
- a CDS encoding biotin transporter BioY, translated as MNSSRRLLILSGLFTALTVFGAQTRLLFPLVPFTLQTFFVLLSGLVLGPIYGAASQLAYLFLGLIGLPVFSEGGGVAYIFKPSFGYLAGFPLASFAAGLIGHRRFASPNALPAISLARLLAANFAALLCIFIPGVFYLWLNLNFVVGQKLSPAQAVSIGFLRFLFWDVIKIVGVILLYRALQPRLAAVSHVSVDVTA; from the coding sequence ATGAATAGCTCGAGACGGCTTCTTATTCTTTCCGGCCTTTTTACGGCGTTGACGGTGTTTGGAGCACAGACCAGGCTGCTGTTTCCTTTGGTTCCGTTTACGCTGCAAACCTTTTTCGTTTTGCTATCCGGACTGGTGCTGGGTCCGATTTACGGCGCGGCCAGTCAACTGGCGTATTTGTTTCTGGGTTTGATCGGTTTGCCGGTTTTTTCCGAGGGCGGCGGCGTTGCCTATATTTTTAAACCGAGCTTTGGTTACCTGGCGGGATTTCCTTTGGCGAGCTTTGCTGCCGGCCTCATCGGCCACCGTCGTTTCGCCTCGCCCAACGCTTTGCCGGCGATCAGTCTCGCGCGTTTGCTGGCGGCAAATTTTGCAGCGCTGCTCTGCATTTTCATCCCCGGGGTGTTTTATTTGTGGTTGAATTTGAATTTCGTGGTGGGCCAGAAATTGAGCCCGGCGCAAGCCGTCTCCATCGGTTTTCTCCGCTTCCTTTTTTGGGATGTGATCAAAATTGTCGGCGTCATTTTATTGTATCGCGCCCTGCAGCCGCGGCTCGCCGCTGTTTCTCATGTCTCCGTAGATGTTACGGCTTGA
- a CDS encoding patatin-like phospholipase family protein: protein MLKPFQPHAAAVFFSSWMAPAPGFRIFAIIILFSVLQGWGVAAGQQSKEATPAITQPDESTPKVFTPRLGGNCGPPNCFLSHRKIAHPRVGLALSGGGARSLFQIGVLQALEEQGVEIDFIAGTSMGSVIGGLYAAGYNAKQLREIVKTIPWDDITVDTPPRTNLFLAQRQERERAFLQVRFRGLKPYIPPAITAGQKLLDVLMNLTMRANYRATGGFDRLRIPFRAVATDLYSGKEVIIADGDLAEAMRASIAVPLIFAPSQRDEMLLADGGLLHNIPVEIVRRHVDVVIAVDATSKLRDKEHLKSLWELIDQITTIMQRDEDEAQRRQADVVIALEEPQRNSSDYSAIDSLIDLGYRKAMAQMPAIQNLTRRVAAVSLPEQIFPVHYFALYNSDRRHPTNGGPHMAFSLPPLAAPAGGETSDGKALTAAAIQNWVEAVYASGQFSGVRAEWRADTLRLLVQENPRLQRVRFAGNTVYSDSTLRACMRSQIGEAINHSRSADDLVAIIERYRSDGYALAEIREVRFDSLNGAVQITIDEGRISEIELEGAKRTRRIVVLREFPQKNGDIFNLNLCSRGIRNIHSSGLFDQVTLNIKRGNDGAIVKIKVQEKPFTVLRLGVRYDTERDSRGFLEAGDENAFGTGSKIFAYQEIGTRDLLTRLALRNDRLLKTYFNFSSALYRQVQENFVYQDFRENIGEYQEERLGLNVALGQQIRRFGVVSAELRFEEVNIKSLSGGGYTPGNVTLNGLALRSIVDTRDRQPFPRRGRFAHVFYENATADLIAKESFYRFFLKMETFHSRGPHTLHPKINLGTSHHLTPFSEQFRIGGPDEVYGLREQEFVGRHFAIGSLEYRYTLRRKPLPPLYLSWRYDLNGLWADKRDANYRKFRHAFGVSLAYQTPLGPLSLAYGQYEKSRRRVYVSAGFNF, encoded by the coding sequence GTGTTAAAGCCGTTCCAGCCGCACGCCGCCGCCGTTTTTTTCTCTTCTTGGATGGCACCAGCGCCGGGCTTTCGCATCTTTGCCATCATCATTTTGTTTTCAGTTCTTCAGGGTTGGGGGGTTGCGGCGGGACAACAGTCGAAGGAAGCCACCCCGGCGATCACACAACCGGATGAGTCAACCCCCAAGGTGTTCACGCCACGGTTGGGGGGGAACTGCGGGCCGCCGAATTGTTTTTTGTCGCATCGTAAAATCGCGCATCCGCGCGTCGGCCTGGCGTTGAGCGGCGGCGGCGCCCGCAGTCTTTTTCAAATCGGCGTCTTGCAGGCGCTCGAGGAGCAGGGCGTCGAGATTGATTTTATTGCCGGCACCAGCATGGGCAGCGTGATCGGTGGATTGTATGCGGCGGGATACAACGCCAAACAATTGCGGGAAATCGTCAAGACCATTCCGTGGGACGACATTACGGTCGATACGCCACCGCGCACGAATCTGTTTTTGGCGCAGCGCCAGGAACGCGAGCGCGCCTTTTTGCAAGTACGCTTTCGCGGCTTGAAGCCTTATATTCCGCCAGCGATTACCGCCGGTCAAAAACTGTTGGACGTGCTTATGAATCTCACGATGCGCGCCAATTATCGCGCCACGGGCGGGTTCGATCGCTTGCGCATTCCGTTTCGCGCCGTCGCCACGGATTTGTATAGCGGCAAAGAAGTCATTATTGCCGACGGCGATCTCGCCGAAGCCATGCGTGCGTCGATTGCCGTGCCGTTGATTTTTGCGCCAAGCCAGCGCGACGAGATGCTGCTGGCCGACGGCGGGCTGTTGCACAATATCCCCGTGGAGATCGTGCGCCGGCACGTTGATGTTGTGATCGCCGTCGATGCCACCTCGAAATTGCGCGACAAAGAACATCTCAAATCTTTGTGGGAGCTGATCGATCAGATTACCACGATCATGCAGCGCGACGAGGATGAAGCGCAGCGCCGCCAAGCCGATGTGGTGATCGCGCTCGAGGAGCCGCAGCGCAACTCGTCGGATTATTCCGCCATCGATTCGTTGATTGATTTGGGCTATCGCAAAGCCATGGCGCAAATGCCTGCGATTCAAAATTTGACGCGCCGCGTGGCGGCAGTCTCATTGCCGGAGCAAATTTTTCCGGTTCATTATTTTGCTTTGTACAATAGCGACCGCCGGCATCCAACCAACGGCGGGCCGCACATGGCTTTTTCCTTGCCGCCACTGGCGGCGCCGGCCGGCGGCGAAACCAGCGATGGAAAAGCGCTCACGGCGGCGGCCATTCAAAATTGGGTGGAAGCGGTTTACGCCTCCGGCCAATTTTCCGGCGTTCGCGCGGAATGGCGCGCCGATACGCTGCGGCTGTTGGTGCAGGAAAATCCGCGCCTGCAGCGCGTGCGCTTTGCCGGCAACACGGTTTATTCGGATTCGACGTTGCGGGCGTGCATGCGCTCGCAAATCGGCGAGGCGATCAATCACAGCCGCAGCGCCGATGACCTCGTCGCGATTATTGAGCGTTATCGCAGCGACGGTTATGCGCTGGCTGAAATCCGGGAGGTGCGCTTTGATTCGCTCAACGGCGCGGTGCAAATCACGATTGATGAAGGGCGCATCAGCGAGATCGAGCTGGAAGGCGCCAAGCGCACGCGCCGCATCGTGGTGTTGCGCGAATTTCCGCAAAAAAACGGCGACATCTTCAATTTGAATCTGTGCAGCCGCGGCATCCGCAACATTCACAGCTCCGGCCTGTTCGATCAAGTGACGCTCAACATCAAGCGCGGGAACGACGGCGCGATTGTCAAGATCAAGGTACAGGAAAAGCCGTTCACCGTTTTGCGTCTCGGCGTCCGTTACGATACGGAGCGCGATTCGCGCGGCTTCCTCGAGGCCGGCGATGAAAACGCCTTCGGCACCGGCAGCAAGATTTTTGCTTATCAGGAAATCGGCACGCGCGATCTGCTCACGCGTTTGGCGCTGCGCAACGACCGGTTGTTGAAAACATACTTTAATTTTTCAAGCGCGCTTTACCGGCAAGTGCAGGAAAATTTTGTCTATCAGGATTTTCGAGAAAACATTGGCGAGTATCAGGAAGAAAGGCTGGGGTTGAATGTGGCGCTCGGCCAGCAGATTCGGCGATTCGGCGTGGTTTCCGCCGAGCTGCGTTTCGAAGAGGTCAATATTAAAAGTTTGAGCGGCGGCGGGTACACGCCGGGTAATGTGACGCTGAACGGCCTGGCGTTGCGCTCGATCGTTGATACGCGCGACCGCCAGCCGTTTCCGCGGCGCGGCCGCTTCGCGCACGTTTTTTATGAAAACGCCACCGCTGATCTGATCGCCAAGGAATCGTTTTACCGCTTCTTTTTAAAAATGGAAACTTTTCATTCGCGCGGGCCGCACACCTTGCATCCCAAAATCAATCTTGGGACCTCGCATCACCTCACGCCCTTCAGCGAACAATTTCGGATTGGCGGCCCGGACGAGGTCTACGGCTTGCGCGAGCAGGAATTTGTCGGCCGCCATTTTGCCATCGGCAGTTTGGAATATCGCTACACCCTGCGCCGCAAACCGCTGCCGCCGTTGTATTTGAGCTGGCGGTATGATTTGAACGGCTTGTGGGCCGACAAACGCGACGCCAATTATCGAAAATTCCGTCACGCGTTCGGCGTGAGCCTTGCTTACCAGACACCGCTGGGGCCGCTCAGTCTTGCTTATGGACAATATGAAAAAAGCCGGCGCCGGGTTTATGTCAGTGCCGGATTCAACTTTTAA
- a CDS encoding glucose 1-dehydrogenase: MQKRCVMITGASSGIGRAAALRFAEAGENIVLIGRDHKALAAVENEIKSKGAESLIVAVDLCAEGATQKTVAAALDKFSRLDVLVNAAGIIALGTIENTTLAEWDRMMDINVRVIFQLMQAAVPSLVKTKGNIVNVSSVTGTRSFPNVLAYCVSKAALDQLTRCAALDLAPKGVRVNAVNPGVVVTNLHRRGGFDEQKYAAFLEHSKTTHPLGRVGMPEEIAELIFFLAGEKAGWITGETISIDGGRQLTCAR; encoded by the coding sequence ATGCAAAAACGTTGTGTCATGATTACCGGCGCTTCGAGCGGTATTGGCCGCGCCGCAGCCTTGCGCTTTGCCGAAGCCGGGGAAAATATCGTATTGATCGGTCGAGATCACAAAGCGCTGGCTGCAGTCGAAAACGAAATCAAATCGAAGGGCGCTGAGAGCTTGATCGTCGCAGTCGATCTGTGCGCCGAAGGCGCGACGCAAAAAACGGTGGCTGCTGCGCTCGATAAATTTTCCCGCCTCGATGTTTTGGTCAATGCCGCCGGCATTATCGCCCTGGGCACGATTGAAAACACCACCCTCGCAGAGTGGGATCGGATGATGGACATCAACGTCCGCGTGATTTTCCAGCTCATGCAAGCCGCGGTGCCGTCTCTCGTCAAAACCAAAGGCAACATCGTCAACGTGTCGAGCGTGACCGGGACACGCAGTTTTCCGAACGTCCTGGCCTATTGTGTGAGCAAGGCGGCCTTGGATCAACTCACGCGCTGCGCGGCGTTGGATTTGGCCCCGAAAGGCGTGCGCGTCAATGCCGTCAATCCGGGCGTGGTCGTCACCAATCTGCACCGCCGCGGCGGCTTTGACGAACAAAAATACGCGGCGTTTCTCGAGCATTCCAAAACCACGCATCCGCTGGGCCGCGTCGGAATGCCCGAGGAAATTGCCGAGTTGATTTTTTTTCTCGCTGGCGAGAAAGCCGGCTGGATCACCGGCGAAACCATCAGCATCGATGGTGGCCGGCAACTGACATGCGCGCGGTGA
- a CDS encoding glucose 1-dehydrogenase, producing the protein MRLANKVALITGAGSGIGRESALLFAKEGAKVVVVDINSAAGQETVSLVKAAGGEAAFTVADVSKAVEARLMIEFAERTFGQLNVLFNNAGIFPDQDGSVLETEEEVWDWVMNVNLKGVFFGCKYGIPALLRAGGGSIINTASFVALMGAATSQIAYTASKGGVLAMTREMAVEFARKNIRLNAICPGPVETPLLAQLLSDPVRRQRRMVHIPMGRLARAHEVAQAALFLASDESAYVNGATFTVDGGITAAYVTPE; encoded by the coding sequence ATGCGTTTAGCCAACAAAGTTGCCCTCATCACCGGCGCCGGCAGCGGCATTGGCCGCGAGTCGGCGTTGCTGTTTGCCAAAGAAGGCGCGAAAGTCGTCGTGGTTGACATCAATTCCGCCGCAGGACAGGAAACCGTTTCACTCGTCAAAGCAGCCGGTGGCGAGGCGGCATTCACCGTCGCCGACGTTTCGAAAGCCGTGGAGGCGCGGCTCATGATCGAATTTGCCGAGAGAACTTTCGGCCAGCTCAACGTGCTTTTTAACAACGCCGGCATTTTTCCGGATCAAGACGGCTCGGTTTTGGAGACGGAGGAAGAAGTTTGGGATTGGGTGATGAACGTGAATTTGAAAGGGGTTTTTTTCGGCTGCAAATACGGCATTCCGGCGCTGCTGCGCGCCGGCGGCGGCTCGATCATCAACACCGCCTCCTTCGTGGCGTTGATGGGTGCCGCGACCTCGCAAATCGCCTACACCGCCAGCAAGGGCGGCGTGCTGGCAATGACGCGCGAGATGGCGGTTGAGTTTGCGCGGAAAAATATTCGCCTCAACGCCATTTGCCCCGGCCCGGTGGAAACGCCGCTGTTGGCGCAACTGCTTTCCGATCCGGTGCGGCGACAAAGACGGATGGTGCACATTCCCATGGGCCGGCTCGCGCGCGCGCACGAAGTCGCACAAGCCGCGCTGTTTCTCGCCAGCGATGAATCGGCTTATGTGAACGGCGCGACGTTCACGGTCGATGGCGGCATCACCGCGGCGTATGTCACGCCGGAGTAG